A region from the Spirochaeta thermophila DSM 6192 genome encodes:
- a CDS encoding lysophospholipid acyltransferase family protein has protein sequence MRGLRLTSSPRRARLIFPVLKALGRGIGWFFHLSGEGLENLSALDPPFLILANHASNLDPVFVNLFAPSLIRFVASDSLIRTPLSHMLFALMDVIPITKQVADTGTLRGIFQARRDRRIISLFPEGHATWDGTTLPLTPGTARLVQALRVPVITATIRGAFLAAGRWRRRAVRGPVSVRFHTPLSPDHLTPLPPPAVEDLLASRLAHDEWEAQKQDPLPLLGPRAEYLERTLFLCPSCLSHGTLRSSLHTLSCTVCGLAVQVDPFGFLHGPIPFTTMKEWNTWQRGTYPSLLSSLPEHSPILSAPASLLTGPLRTRPRLLTSGTLSLHRTHLRLTTPSGNHALPLDRIRGLNIQKHERLEFLLGPTLHRIAFHDPRTSAYLWYFSLHLLKEHP, from the coding sequence ATGAGAGGCCTCCGTCTCACCTCATCTCCACGCAGGGCAAGACTCATATTCCCTGTGCTCAAGGCCCTCGGTCGAGGGATCGGATGGTTCTTCCATCTCTCCGGTGAGGGCCTCGAGAATCTCTCGGCTCTCGATCCCCCGTTCCTCATTCTCGCGAACCACGCCTCCAACCTCGACCCCGTGTTCGTCAACCTCTTCGCTCCCTCTCTCATCCGCTTCGTGGCCTCCGACTCCCTCATCCGCACCCCACTCTCCCACATGCTCTTCGCCCTCATGGACGTCATTCCCATCACCAAGCAGGTAGCCGACACGGGAACGCTGCGCGGCATCTTCCAGGCGCGACGAGACCGTCGCATCATCTCCCTCTTCCCGGAGGGACACGCCACCTGGGACGGGACGACCCTTCCTCTCACGCCCGGGACCGCCCGCCTCGTCCAGGCCCTCCGCGTCCCCGTGATCACGGCCACCATCCGAGGCGCCTTCCTCGCCGCGGGAAGGTGGCGCCGACGCGCCGTCCGGGGCCCCGTCTCCGTGCGGTTCCACACCCCCCTCTCCCCGGACCACCTCACGCCCCTTCCTCCCCCTGCCGTGGAGGACCTCCTCGCCTCCCGTCTCGCCCACGACGAATGGGAGGCCCAGAAGCAGGATCCCCTCCCCCTCCTGGGTCCACGGGCCGAGTACCTCGAGCGCACCCTCTTCCTCTGCCCCTCCTGCCTTTCGCACGGGACCCTCCGTTCCTCGCTCCACACCCTCTCGTGCACCGTCTGCGGTCTCGCAGTCCAGGTCGATCCCTTCGGATTCCTCCACGGCCCCATCCCCTTCACCACCATGAAGGAATGGAACACATGGCAGCGAGGGACATACCCCTCCCTCCTCTCGTCCCTCCCGGAGCACTCCCCCATCCTCTCCGCACCCGCATCCCTTCTCACCGGCCCTCTCCGCACCCGCCCCCGCCTCCTCACCTCCGGGACCCTCTCCCTCCACCGGACACACCTTCGGCTCACCACCCCCTCGGGGAACCACGCGCTTCCCCTCGATCGCATACGCGGGCTCAACATCCAGAAACACGAACGCCTCGAGTTCCTCCTGGGCCCGACCCTCCACCGCATCGCCTTCCATGACCCCCGCACTTCGGCGTACCTTTGGTACTTCTCACTACACCTTCTCAAGGAGCACCCATGA
- the lgt gene encoding prolipoprotein diacylglyceryl transferase: MAYVFYPSWLSPEIIPGLPFRWYSLMYLVAFAIAYVLMAHQVRERRLPVTTDELLNFFFWGIVGLLLGARIFAALVYDPSGTYLRNPLLIFWPFDEHGRFVGLRGMSYHGGLIGGTLGVLLYCLRHKKDVLEWGDMLTASIPLGYTFGRLGNFINGELYGRVSALPWAMIFPEAERFPAKESWVQEFAQRTGFPLPSSNVLVNLPRHPSQLYEAFFEGIVLWALLWFLVRPRRPFKGAVLAWYLVGYGGFRFVLEYFRQPDAGIGFPLMLEPSKANPHLLLSPFNFTTGQILSFFMVLAGVILLLVLPRMQGRTRRKGTASHTE; this comes from the coding sequence ATGGCCTACGTCTTCTATCCCTCCTGGCTGAGTCCCGAAATCATCCCCGGTCTGCCTTTCAGGTGGTACAGCCTCATGTACCTCGTGGCCTTCGCCATCGCCTATGTGCTCATGGCCCACCAGGTGCGAGAGCGCAGACTGCCGGTCACCACGGACGAACTTCTCAACTTCTTCTTCTGGGGAATCGTGGGCCTCCTCCTCGGCGCCCGGATATTCGCCGCACTGGTCTACGATCCCAGCGGCACGTACCTGAGGAATCCCCTCCTCATCTTCTGGCCCTTCGATGAACACGGCCGTTTCGTGGGCCTGAGAGGAATGAGTTACCACGGCGGGCTCATCGGGGGAACACTCGGCGTGCTCCTCTATTGCCTACGACACAAAAAAGACGTGCTCGAATGGGGGGACATGCTCACGGCCTCCATCCCCTTGGGCTACACCTTCGGAAGGCTCGGCAACTTCATCAACGGTGAGCTCTACGGCAGGGTGAGCGCCCTCCCGTGGGCCATGATCTTTCCCGAAGCAGAACGCTTCCCGGCAAAGGAGTCATGGGTACAGGAGTTCGCCCAGAGGACGGGCTTTCCCCTCCCTTCAAGCAACGTGCTCGTGAACCTTCCCCGTCATCCTTCCCAGCTCTACGAGGCCTTCTTCGAAGGCATCGTACTCTGGGCGCTCCTCTGGTTCCTCGTGCGCCCACGGCGTCCGTTCAAGGGAGCCGTGCTCGCCTGGTACCTCGTAGGATACGGAGGCTTCCGGTTCGTGCTGGAGTACTTCAGACAACCGGACGCCGGGATAGGATTCCCCCTCATGCTCGAGCCATCCAAGGCGAACCCGCACCTTCTCCTCTCCCCCTTCAACTTCACCACCGGCCAGATCCTTTCCTTCTTCATGGTCCTCGCAGGGGTGATCCTCCTCCTCGTCCTTCCACGCATGCAGGGTCGGACACGCCGGAAGGGAACGGCATCTCACACCGAGTAG
- a CDS encoding glycosyltransferase family 4 protein — MDSFRIGFVSGKLGDVDGVSLEVEKWIKVLQEMGHEVVTIAGKYRAPLTLIPEEHQVVFPEIRFDSPSQRHYERIFFPYLNKVPVYLTEEKLKGYVEECIREGLEVGEHLFEKVKDFDLDVLIAENTNAMPMTLLGGVAVHHVATEKRVATIFHHHDFWWERSRFSNNRIETFLNRIMPPSDIGLEHVVISSYAAHILTSIKRVSPHVVPNCEDFDHPVVLDDYNSDFRQELGFSERDILVVQPTRIVRRKRIEDSIRLIAALLRAYPDLRGRVHYIISLYQGDEPDVDYVDQIKALAEREGIPLHLIAERVSAVRGRDAEGRKLYTNRDVLVNADLVTYLPLWEGFGNALLEAVAARVPVVTTTYLVYKTDIKLPGMRLIEVRDRYDEDGRLIIPDRTVEEIHHVLTHPEERKVRVEETFQVARAEFGLHTLRKRLEKVFELYGDEIRASRKRLRKAKRLYSV; from the coding sequence ATGGACTCGTTTCGGATAGGATTCGTGAGCGGAAAACTAGGCGATGTAGATGGGGTGTCCTTGGAGGTGGAAAAGTGGATCAAGGTACTCCAAGAGATGGGACATGAGGTCGTGACGATCGCGGGGAAGTATCGCGCCCCTCTCACGCTCATTCCCGAAGAACACCAAGTGGTGTTTCCCGAGATCAGGTTCGACTCTCCATCTCAGCGGCATTACGAGCGTATCTTCTTCCCGTATCTCAACAAGGTGCCGGTATACCTGACCGAGGAGAAGCTCAAGGGCTACGTGGAGGAGTGCATCAGGGAAGGGCTCGAAGTGGGTGAACACCTCTTCGAGAAGGTGAAGGACTTCGATCTGGATGTGCTCATCGCTGAGAACACCAACGCCATGCCCATGACCCTCCTGGGAGGCGTGGCGGTCCACCATGTGGCCACCGAAAAACGGGTGGCTACGATCTTCCACCATCACGACTTCTGGTGGGAGCGCAGCAGGTTCAGCAACAACCGGATAGAGACCTTTCTCAACAGGATCATGCCTCCTTCGGACATAGGACTCGAGCACGTGGTGATTTCCTCCTATGCGGCCCACATCCTCACCTCCATCAAGAGGGTTTCCCCCCATGTGGTACCCAACTGCGAGGACTTCGATCATCCCGTGGTCCTCGATGACTACAACAGTGATTTCAGACAGGAGCTGGGATTCTCCGAACGGGACATCCTCGTCGTACAGCCCACTCGCATCGTTCGCAGGAAGCGTATCGAGGATTCGATCCGTCTCATCGCGGCGCTCCTCCGGGCCTATCCCGATCTGAGGGGGAGGGTGCACTACATCATCTCTCTGTATCAGGGGGATGAACCCGACGTGGATTACGTGGATCAGATAAAAGCCCTCGCCGAGAGGGAGGGGATCCCCCTCCATCTCATCGCGGAGAGGGTGAGTGCGGTGCGGGGGCGTGATGCGGAAGGGAGAAAGCTCTATACCAACCGGGACGTGCTGGTGAATGCCGACCTCGTCACCTACCTTCCTCTCTGGGAAGGTTTCGGGAACGCGCTCCTCGAGGCTGTCGCGGCCCGGGTGCCGGTGGTCACCACCACCTATCTGGTCTACAAGACCGACATCAAGCTTCCGGGAATGCGTCTCATCGAGGTTCGCGATCGATATGACGAAGACGGCAGGCTCATCATTCCCGATCGGACGGTGGAGGAGATCCACCACGTGCTCACGCATCCCGAGGAGAGGAAGGTTCGGGTGGAGGAGACATTCCAGGTGGCGCGGGCAGAGTTCGGTCTCCACACCTTGAGGAAGCGCCTCGAAAAGGTCTTCGAGCTCTACGGCGATGAGATCCGGGCTTCCAGGAAGCGTCTGAGAAAGGCGAAGCGCCTCTACTCGGTGTGA
- a CDS encoding flavodoxin family protein: MSTLIVYYSHTGTTHEIAGILRNRLSCDIERISLQHPLPPRGWRLYLLGGYQSIFRRRPPLNPLGKDPSLYDTVILGFPVWAGHLPSPMRSLLSSGTIHHRRCAIFCSYAGNPGKALEEGVRLLEHHENRVVSIAGFREKMPSEDREQTILSWAETLQ; encoded by the coding sequence ATGAGTACTCTCATCGTCTACTATTCGCACACGGGAACCACGCACGAGATCGCGGGTATCCTCAGGAACAGACTCTCATGCGACATAGAGCGGATCTCGCTCCAGCATCCACTCCCCCCAAGGGGATGGAGGCTCTACCTCCTCGGAGGGTACCAGTCCATCTTCAGGAGAAGGCCGCCACTCAACCCTCTCGGCAAGGATCCTTCCCTTTACGACACGGTGATACTGGGATTCCCGGTGTGGGCCGGGCATCTTCCTTCCCCCATGAGGAGTCTCCTCTCCTCCGGTACGATCCACCACAGGCGGTGCGCCATCTTCTGTTCGTACGCCGGGAATCCCGGCAAGGCGCTTGAGGAAGGGGTGCGTCTCCTCGAGCACCATGAAAACCGGGTGGTGAGCATCGCCGGCTTCAGAGAGAAGATGCCGTCGGAAGATCGGGAACAGACCATCCTCTCCTGGGCGGAGACTCTCCAATGA